Proteins encoded together in one Hylaeus volcanicus isolate JK05 chromosome 3, UHH_iyHylVolc1.0_haploid, whole genome shotgun sequence window:
- the LOC128873478 gene encoding kinesin-like protein KIF6 has protein sequence MVKNAIKVYARLLPEKNRKNAVEYQVYHRPKKNVEEDVLFLASPTQKSKDCPDNRAESWNFSFFRIFEESTTQEDVFDNVARPVVESALDGYNGTIFAYGQTASGKTYSIIGNQRNHADRGIIPRSMQYLFDVIQKRPENVYTVEVAFMEIYNENGYDLLDRRQREFAVTRLEDLPRVTMQEDENGKLHLRNLTFHSVASLEDAYELLLIGDHYRITTETPMNPQSSRSHCIFTIVVSKKEFGAEQYTRAKVHLVDLAGSERVYKCSISGVTLNEAKHINLSLHYLEQVIVCLGQDSAGHIPYRNSCLTSILRDSLGGNCMTTMLATVSVGSSNIDETVSTCKFAQRVALIRNDVKLILETSMQSENALLKLENERLKQQIEAITEQTSSQELTADDKRKLDRQIRNFLESNVTISWDYNPKKTEYCFESFRRIFELSRDPNSCLKKLEHYKDMVIQRDKEISLLIDLLKKKKGEQHRKEDHCNRFNNVFFRYCCLLNYCSINFLAKPTRDDPCLKPVKEPRSQNEDFDEIKLNIQSNASGEPCNIKCQMPQLSIETTRTMLDASLPKSITRIDETIVDNILPTVFDTEKEISVLNRVPLKKLRRKPKHSKNVDQVDQCQRRADQNRANCEESENTSHVSVMSFDRFSTNRSTMPELLPCNIINLTLNDPAENKMIEDINDKSREISQQYLRRTDKKQLKCDDLQLYAKKNVSAREKIRTNVKIDTDSNNPNVQSDSSATFYQRLLHFNVPDTHMKSSSKELFRNESTSLINESREQKFKADSDVRNLKILEKGHDYMEGDSREISNVHLAKGNDYQFKDDLESNRNKRTGRRTSFTTDYPDQSCISSRGLEIGNKDSSEKVGYDKSNEDFENALPLTGDPEIDEEIIAFYTAKRSGGTY, from the exons ATGGTGAAGAATGCGATCAAGGTTTACGCCAGATTATTGCCTGAAAAGAATCGGAAAAATGCAGTG GAATACCAAGTGTATCACCGTCCCAAGAAAAATGTCGAGGAGGACGTCTTGTTTCTTGCTTCTCCTACGCAAAAGTCGAAGGACTGTCCCGACAATCGCGCGGAGTCCTGGAATTTCTC TTTCTTCCGAATATTCGAGGAATCCACGACGCAGGAGGACGTGTTCGACAACGTCGCGCGACCGGTAGTGGAAAG TGCCCTAGATGGTTACAACGGCACCATTTTCGCCTATGGACAG ACGGCCAGCGGGAAAACGTACTCGATAATCGGCAACCAGAGGAACCACGCTGACCGTGGCATCATACCTAGGAGCATGCAATACTTGTTCGACGTTATTCAAAAG AGACCGGAAAACGTGTACACCGTCGAGGTGGCTTTTATGGAGATTTACAACGAGAACGGCTACGACCTGTTGGATCGAAGGCAACGAGAGTTCGCGGTTACGAGATTGGAAGATTTACC GCGAGTCACCATGCAGGAAGACGAGAACGGGAAGCTGCACTTGAGGAATCTGACCTTCCACAGTGTCGCAAGCTTGGAGGATGCGTACGAACTGCTGCTGATAGGCGACCACTATCG AATTACCACCGAAACACCGATGAACCCCCAGTCATCGAGATCGCACTGCATCTTTACCATCGTGGTCTCGAAGAAGGAGTTCGGTGCTGAGCAGTACACGCGAGCGAAAGTGCACCTGGTGGATCTAGCGGG GTCCGAACGCGTCTACAAGTGCTCGATAAGCGGCGTCACTCTGAACGAGGCGAAGCACATTAACCTGAGCCTACATTACTTGGAGCAAGTCATAGTGTGTCTGGGTCAGGACAGCGCGGGTCACATACCCTACAG GAATTCATGCTTGACGTCGATCTTGAGGGACAGTCTGGGAGGAAACTGCATGACCACCATGCTGGCTACTGTCAGCGTTGGATCTTCCAATATAGAT GAGACAGTGTCCACCTGCAAATTCGCGCAAAGGGTCGCCTTGATAAGAAACGACGTGAAGCTGATCCTGGAAACAAGCATGCAAAGCGAGAACGCCTTGCTGAAACTGGAGAACGAGAGGCTCAAGCAACAAATTGAAGCCATCACAGAGCAGACT AGTTCCCAGGAACTCACCGCGGATGATAAACGAAAGCTGGACCGTCAGATCAGGAACTTCTTAGAATCAAACGTAACAATTAGCTGGGATTATAATCCTAAGAAGACGGAGTATTGCTTCGAAAGCTTCAGAAGGATTTTCGAGTTGAGCAGGGATCCAAACAGTTGCTTAAAGAAACTGGAGCACTACAAGGACATGGTCATTCAAAGGGACAAGGAAATTT CATTATTAATCGATCTgctgaagaagaaaaagggggAACAGCACAGGAAAGAAGATCACTGTAATagatttaataatgttttctTTCGCTATTGTTGTTTACTTAATTACTGTTCCATTAACTTTTTAGCGAAGCCAACTAGGGACGATCCTTGTTTAAAACCTGTAAAAGAGCCGAGATCTCAAAATGAAGActtcgatgaaattaaattaaatatacagagCAACGCAAGCGGGGAACCATGTAATATCAAATGTCAAATGCCCCAGCTGTCAATTGAAACAACGAGAACTATGTTAGATGCAAGCCTTCCAAAGAGTATAACGAGGATCGATGAAACTATTGTGGATAACATATTACCTACTGTTTTCGAtactgaaaaagaaatttcagtaTTAAATCGCGttcctttaaaaaaactgAGGCGAAAACCCAAACATTCAAAGAACGTGGATCAGGTGGATCAATGTCAGAGGAGAGCTGATCAAAACAGAGCCAATTGTgaagaaagtgaaaatactaGCCACGTCAGTGTCATGTCTTTCGACCGATTCTCAACAAATAGATCAACCATGCCAGAGTTGTTGCCTTGCAACATTATCAATTTAACTCTGAATGATCCAGCTGAGAATAAAATGATCGAGGACATAAACGATAAATCTCGAGAGATAAGTCAACAGTACCTGCGTAGAACTGACAAGAAACAATTGAAGTGCGATGACCTTCAACTCTACGCCAAAAAAAATGTCAGCGCTAGGGAGAAGATTCGGACGAATGTCAAAATTGATACAGACAGTAACAATCCTAACGTTCAGTCTGATTCTTCAGCCACATTTTATCAGCGACTTCTACACTTCAATGTCCCCGACACTCATATGAAGTCATCGAgcaaagaattatttagaaatgaatCCACGAGTTTGATAAACGAGTCTCGGGAGCAGAAATTTAAAGCAGACTCTGACGtacggaatttaaaaattttagagaAGGGACACGACTACATGGAGGGTGACTCGAGGGAAATTAGTAACGTCCATTTGGCAAAAGGCAATGATTATCAATTCAAAGACGACCTGGAgagtaatagaaataaaaggaCTGGAAGGAGGACGAGTTTTACAACTGACTATCCAGACCAATCCTGTATTTCCAGTAGAGGATTGGAAATTGGAAACAAAGACTCGAGTGAAAAAGTAGGTTATGATAAAAGTAATGAAGATTTTGAGAACGCACTTCCTTTAACTGGTGACCCAGAAATCGACGAAGAGATCATTGCCTTTTACACGGCGAAACGATCGGGTGGCACTTATTAG